In one window of Haliaeetus albicilla chromosome W, bHalAlb1.1, whole genome shotgun sequence DNA:
- the LOC138683499 gene encoding uncharacterized protein — translation MSPFHGFLMKATAVCHPLKLTWLTDKPVWVEQWPMTEEKWAAVVELVQREVQMGHLEPSTSPWNTPVFVIKKKSGAWRLLHDLRAVNACLEDMGALQLGLPSPAIVPKGQGVIMIDIKDCFFSIPLHPGDRERFAFSIPEWNHQAPMQRYQWKVLPQGMKNSPTLCQIAVSVLQGALAEFAGTIAGHEVHPCGEILHDLPILPAQQVAKHPNDGRTIFTDASSKTSKAVCVWREDGVWHQVVYTEPSRSVQFLEAKAVTMALLRWPTEPLNVVMDSLYLYKLLVAGEWALASSTEIAGMLLNALQLRSAPIFPIHVTSHSGLPGPLAEGNSHADQAAQALLAVVGDDNITPARARAITLHRLLHCGP, via the exons ATGTCACCTTTCCACGGATTTTTAATGAAGGCCACTGCCGTCTGCCATCCCTTGAAGCTCACCTGGCTAACGGACAAGCCGGTGTGGGTGGAGCAGTGGCCAATGACTGAGGAGAAGTGGGCGGCAGTAGTGGAATTGGTGCAAAGGGAAGTGCAAATGGGCCATCTTGAACCTTCCACCAGTCCCTGGAATACTCCTGTATTTGTCATAAAAAAGAAGTCAGGGGCGTGGCGACTCCTTCATGACTTGCGAGCAGTCAATGCCTGCTTAGAGGACATGGGGGCTTTACAGCTGGGATTGCCCTCTCCGGCCATTGTGCCGAAAGGACAAGGTGTCATTATGATTGATataaaagattgttttttcagtattccctTACACCCAGGAGATCGTGAACGGTTTGCCTTTTCTATCCCGGAGTGGAACCATCAAGCGCCCATGCAGCGGTATCAGTGGAAAGTGCTCCCTCAAGGCATGAAGAATTCACCAACTCTCTGTCAGATTGCG GTGTCTGTTTTGCAGGGTGCATTAGCAGAGTTTGCGGGGACAATAGCAGGACATGAGGTCCATCCTTGTGGGGAGATCTTGCATGACTTACCCAtcctcccagcacagcaggtggCGAAACACCCTAATGACGGGCGCACAATCTTTACTGACGCGTCCTCCAAGACCAGCAAGGCTGTTTGCGTTTGGAGAGAAGATGGGGTATGGCACCAGGTAGTATATACTGAGCCAAGTCGCTCAGTGCAGTTTTTGGAGGCCAAGGCAGTGACCATGGCATTGTTACGTTGGCCGACTGAGCCCTTAAATGTGGTCATGGATTCACTGTATTTATATAAGCTTTTGGTTGCGGGGGAATGGGCGCTAGCTTCTTCCACGGAGATAGCTGGTATGCTACTGAACGCCTTACAGTTACGTAGTGCACCCATTTTCCCTATTCATGTCACCAGTCATTCTGGTCTCCCTGGACCGttagctgaagggaacagcCATGCTGACCAGGCGGCGCAAGCGTTGTTGGCTGTTGTTGGTGATGATAACATCACGCCAGCAAGAGCACGCGCGATAACGTTACACCGCCTCTTGCATTGCGGTCCATGA